Proteins from a single region of Scylla paramamosain isolate STU-SP2022 unplaced genomic scaffold, ASM3559412v1 Contig36, whole genome shotgun sequence:
- the LOC135097910 gene encoding zinc finger BED domain-containing protein 5-like yields MKVASIRKPESMTTAISLGFTSTVVSGTERPQCVLCLNILAMDSMKPSKLKRHLETQHPEHVGKSLEFFKRRLDEFNKQRRAFMKTSTTAASALLASYKVSYIIARCKKAHNIAETWVLPAAIDMVEIMLDEQSANKLRSIPLADNTVGRRISDISDDLCDQLTDVLKYSHFGLQIDEATDVVKDAHLITYVCYISANEIKEDLLFCKPIVGRATAVKVFNMIDNFFNEHGISWENCVGLCTDGAQSMAGRHAGLQALVREKAPHTSWTHCMLHRQALASGSMNEELGNLLKDVVRVVNYIKNSPLKGRLHSYVKILVLNTLLYCITVNHAGYPVEKYSIECMNLEMKLLHSFVKIKTKMETFSQMIISLKNLLTWLISLRNLTN; encoded by the coding sequence ATGAAAGTAGCAAGCATACGAAAACCAGAAAGTATGACAACAGCTATCTCGCTTGGATTTACATCTACGGTTGTTAGTGGAACGGAGAGACCTcaatgtgtgttgtgtttaaaTATTTTGGCCATGGACAGCATGAAACCAAGCAAATTGAAGCGCCACCTTGAAACACAGCATCCTGAACATGTTGGCAAATCTCTGGAATTTTTTAAAAGGAGACTTGATGAATTTAATAAACAGAGGCGGGCTTTCATGAAGACATCTACCACAGCTGCAAGTGCTTTGCTTGCTTCTTATAAAGTTTCCTACATAATTGCAAGATGCAAAAAAGCTCACAACATAGCAGAAACCTGGGTATTACCCGCTGCTATTGACATGGTGGAAATAATGCTCGATGAACAAAGTGCCAACAAGTTACGCAGCATTCCTCTTGCAGATAATACAGTTGGCAGAAGAATTTCAGACATTAGTGATGATTTATGTGATCAGTTGACAGATGTACTTAAATATTCGCATTTTGGGTTGCAAATAGATGAGGCTACTGATGTAGTGAAAGATGCTCATTTAATAACTTATGTGTGCTATATATCTGCCAATGAAATTAAGGAAGATCTGTTGTTTTGTAAACCTATTGTTGGTAGAGCCACAGCTGTAAAAGTGTTCAACATGATTGACAATTTTTTCAATGAACATGGAATAAGCTGGGAAAATTGTGTTGGACTGTGCACTGATGGAGCCCAGTCAATGGCAGGACGACATGCTGGACTGCAAGCTTTGGTGAGGGAAAAGGCTCCACACACTTCATGGACGCACTGCATGCTTCATAGACAGGCACTTGCATCAGGCAGTATGAATGAAGAGTTAGGTAATTTGCTCAAAGATGTTGTCAGGGTTGTAAATTACATAAAGAACAGTCCATTGAAAGGAAGACTGCACAGTTATGTAAAGATTTTGGTGCTGAACACACTGCTCTACTGTATTACTGTGAATCACGCTGGCTATCCCGTGGAAAAGTACTCCATAGAGTGTATGAACTTAGAAATGAAATTGCTACATTCAtttgtgaaaataaaaacaaaaatggagaCTTTTTCACAGATGATTATTTCATTAAAAAACTTGCTTACATGGTTGATATCTTTGAGAAACTTAACCAACTGA
- the LOC135097912 gene encoding uncharacterized protein LOC135097912, protein MGASTVETKLRKLDPLRSSSDPEMNCCHSETHVATMKALNKSYKREKNLTGDFSKALLLPILEIGKHPGLASSAQLLLTRLLSTKSEVYVCMCVALSFIVEIGRRPTIGEPAHQDSRLPPPTGRPVGGGSLGQHHLGCSVPGPVERRGVSHQPVQCCLQTNQCCYLDCGIQEGGGGPASVIGGLTPSTHYLVQVTAYNSARSYSRATPPPCPFLEAPPPLG, encoded by the exons ATGGGTGCCAGTACTGTGGAGACCAAACTCAGGAAGCTGGATCCACTCAGGTCATCCTCTGACCCAGAGATGAATTGTTGCCACTCGGAAACTCATGTCGCTACAATGAAGGCTTTAAACAAAAGTTATAAACGTGAAAAGAATCTCACTGGTGACTTCTCCAAGGCTCTGTTGCTTCCTATCCTTGAGATTGGGAAACACCCAGGCCTA GCAAGTTCGGCGCAGCTGCTCCTGACACGTCTGCTCTCAACGAAGTCggaagtgtatgtgtgtatgtgtgttgccctgtctttcattgttgagattg GTAGAAGGCCGACCATTGGAGAGCCTGCGCACCAAGACAGCCGGCTCCCCCCCCCCACTGGCAGGCCGGTGGGAGGGGGCAGTTTGGGTCAACACCACCTGGGCTGCAGTGTCCCTGGCCCAGTGGAGCGAAGGGGGGTGTCCCATCAACCAGTACAGTGTTGTCTACAGACAAACCAGTGCTGTTACCTGGATTGTGG TATCcaagagggtggaggggggcCGGCCAGTGTGATAGGGGGCCTCACACCCTCCACCCATTACCTGGTGCAGGTGACTGCTTACAACTCTGCTAGGAGCTACTCCAGGGCTACTCCACCACCATGCCCCTTCCTGGag